A genomic stretch from Chitinophaga agri includes:
- the recF gene encoding DNA replication/repair protein RecF (All proteins in this family for which functions are known are DNA-binding proteins that assist the filamentation of RecA onto DNA for the initiation of recombination or recombinational repair.) has protein sequence MLSLRKISLVQFKNYAGKSFSFDKRIIGITGRNGSGKTNLLDAIYYICFTKSYFTSSEAQNTQYQTSGFRLEGVMEREGNEGKIVCTLKEGKKEIALNEEYYERFSQHIGKYPAVMIAPDDAEIILGGSEERRKWLDALLCQLHPGYLEHLITYQKILAQKNSLLKSMNGQGGSQDALLDIFDEQLVHHGTPVFEWRRAFLPGFIRQVQQLYDYLAGKHETVNIQYLSGLHDQSFTALLAANRYKDMQLQRTSGGIHKDDLQFLLDDHPMKTSASQGQRKSFLFALKLAQFEVIKEHKKFAPILLLDDVFEKLDQERVTRLINLVSSPVYGQVFITDTHAARILTAFKENADNFQLVEMQ, from the coding sequence TTGCTATCGCTTAGAAAGATATCTCTCGTCCAATTTAAAAATTACGCAGGAAAAAGTTTCAGCTTTGACAAACGCATCATCGGTATTACCGGGCGTAACGGCTCTGGCAAGACCAATCTGCTGGATGCTATATATTATATATGCTTCACCAAAAGCTACTTCACCAGCAGCGAGGCACAGAACACCCAGTACCAGACCAGCGGCTTCCGCCTGGAAGGCGTGATGGAGCGGGAAGGCAATGAAGGAAAGATCGTCTGCACACTCAAGGAAGGCAAAAAAGAAATTGCCCTCAATGAGGAGTACTACGAGCGCTTTTCTCAGCATATCGGTAAATATCCAGCGGTGATGATCGCTCCCGATGATGCCGAAATTATCCTGGGGGGTAGTGAAGAACGCCGTAAATGGCTCGATGCATTACTTTGCCAGCTGCACCCCGGTTATCTCGAACACCTCATCACCTATCAGAAAATACTCGCACAGAAGAATAGTCTGCTCAAGTCAATGAATGGACAGGGCGGCAGTCAGGATGCTCTGCTGGACATCTTTGACGAGCAACTGGTACACCATGGTACACCCGTCTTTGAATGGCGACGTGCATTCCTCCCTGGTTTTATCCGCCAGGTACAACAGTTATACGATTATCTCGCAGGTAAACACGAAACTGTCAATATTCAATACCTGTCAGGGCTGCACGATCAGTCGTTCACCGCCCTCCTTGCTGCTAACCGTTATAAGGACATGCAACTGCAACGCACCTCCGGCGGTATTCATAAAGATGACCTTCAGTTCCTGCTGGATGATCATCCTATGAAAACCAGCGCCTCACAGGGGCAACGGAAGAGTTTCCTATTCGCGCTCAAACTCGCACAGTTCGAAGTCATTAAAGAACATAAGAAATTTGCTCCTATCCTGCTACTGGATGACGTTTTCGAAAAACTTGACCAGGAACGGGTGACCCGGCTGATCAACCTTGTGAGCAGTCCGGTATACGGACAGGTCTTCATCACCGACACCCATGCTGCCAGAATATTAACCGCATTCAAAGAAAATGCAGATAACTTTCAATTAGTCGAGATGCAATAA
- a CDS encoding DUF721 domain-containing protein encodes MRYGITSMEDALKDFMSKSRLKPRLTEVRIQENWEQLMGRTISRYTENLQLIDGRLHIATTVAPLKQELSYSKDRIIKLVNEMLGEPVVREVIVR; translated from the coding sequence ATGCGCTACGGAATTACATCAATGGAGGATGCACTGAAAGATTTTATGTCGAAAAGCCGTCTCAAACCGAGGCTGACTGAAGTACGCATACAGGAAAACTGGGAGCAGCTGATGGGCAGAACGATCTCCCGTTATACAGAGAATTTACAGCTGATAGATGGCAGACTGCACATCGCTACAACCGTTGCTCCCCTCAAACAGGAACTCAGCTATTCAAAAGACCGTATTATCAAACTGGTGAATGAAATGCTGGGAGAACCGGTAGTAAGGGAAGTTATCGTAAGATAA
- a CDS encoding papain-like cysteine protease family protein: protein MSFTNFQEQVIQKPFVQELAIWDKLYSSTVLNFNMEAQTQSNWCWAATSKSVSFFYSALLNPWTQCKIASSELGQTCCTSPVPGPCNVPWYLDKALTRTKNFVELKYGTMSWEAVKEQIDAGLVVGTRIGWSGGGGHFMAIYGVSKIFNTKYFHIDDPIYGKSILTVSQFSTNYQGSGTWTHSYITKKHFYFMWIKDLVFKPELLKPIPEVRPLVRLQRPNIKADKTAAELELSFAHHAYVVGLKDIDKDIAIPERPSSLRIVELDQRKPVALYDLATTEEDPHVLQVSTDDDYLNRIETGMEQIKSSLREKQIEGEMRVLKFPALNLEALWLHTEGRENDRYYLLRHFGQDDVVLDEGRFKELVLKQKAVVEKQDDLMGA, encoded by the coding sequence ATGAGTTTCACCAATTTTCAGGAACAGGTTATTCAAAAACCTTTTGTACAGGAGTTAGCCATCTGGGACAAGCTCTACTCAAGCACTGTACTCAATTTTAACATGGAGGCACAGACACAATCCAACTGGTGTTGGGCAGCTACTTCAAAAAGCGTGTCTTTCTTCTATTCCGCTTTGCTGAACCCCTGGACGCAATGTAAAATTGCCTCCTCCGAACTCGGACAAACCTGCTGTACATCACCCGTTCCAGGCCCTTGCAACGTGCCCTGGTATCTGGACAAGGCACTCACCCGCACCAAAAACTTTGTAGAACTGAAATATGGTACCATGAGCTGGGAAGCCGTGAAAGAACAGATCGATGCCGGTCTGGTAGTAGGCACACGTATCGGCTGGTCTGGTGGCGGTGGACACTTTATGGCGATCTATGGTGTCTCTAAGATCTTTAACACCAAGTACTTCCATATTGATGATCCTATCTATGGTAAAAGCATACTCACTGTTAGTCAGTTCTCCACCAATTACCAGGGTAGTGGCACCTGGACACACAGTTACATCACGAAAAAACATTTTTACTTTATGTGGATCAAAGACCTCGTATTCAAACCTGAACTGCTCAAACCCATTCCGGAGGTTCGCCCGCTGGTACGTTTACAACGTCCCAATATTAAGGCCGATAAAACCGCTGCTGAACTGGAACTGAGCTTTGCGCATCACGCATACGTGGTCGGGCTGAAAGATATCGATAAAGATATCGCCATCCCGGAAAGACCAAGCTCACTGCGCATAGTAGAACTGGATCAGCGTAAACCGGTAGCCCTGTACGATCTCGCTACGACGGAAGAAGATCCTCATGTACTGCAGGTAAGCACAGATGATGATTACCTGAACCGCATAGAAACAGGTATGGAACAGATCAAATCCAGTCTACGGGAAAAACAGATTGAAGGCGAAATGAGGGTACTGAAATTCCCTGCACTGAACCTCGAAGCGCTGTGGTTACATACTGAAGGCAGAGAAAATGACCGATATTATCTGTTGCGTCACTTTGGCCAGGACGATGTTGTGCTGGATGAAGGCCGGTTTAAAGAACTGGTGCTGAAACAGAAGGCCGTGGTAGAAAAACAGGATGACCTAATGGGTGCGTAA
- a CDS encoding DUF4252 domain-containing protein, with translation MKYIAIIAIVLLFAVSPALAQKKSLRAFYREYRGECTGVRIGVGRVPLKLASWIIPANGDEDTRQIKRVLGRVHKVKVYTLAGASKDLIDITAIRRLKETLISKDGFESLVEVRHEGAMVYMLNKGKDDELGNVVILVQDEADFVMVNLRTKLHTDDVNALIQGFVKS, from the coding sequence ATGAAATACATAGCTATCATTGCAATAGTTCTCTTGTTCGCCGTAAGCCCTGCTCTGGCACAGAAAAAATCGCTTCGCGCCTTTTATCGTGAGTACCGGGGTGAATGTACCGGCGTGAGAATAGGCGTCGGTCGCGTTCCTTTGAAATTAGCCAGCTGGATCATTCCCGCCAATGGAGACGAAGATACACGCCAGATAAAGAGGGTACTGGGCAGGGTGCATAAAGTGAAAGTCTATACATTGGCAGGCGCCAGCAAAGATCTGATAGATATCACTGCTATCAGACGTTTGAAAGAAACACTGATCAGTAAGGACGGATTTGAATCGCTGGTAGAAGTACGTCATGAAGGCGCAATGGTTTACATGCTGAACAAGGGGAAAGATGATGAGTTGGGGAATGTGGTAATACTGGTGCAGGACGAAGCGGATTTCGTGATGGTGAATTTGCGTACGAAGCTGCATACCGATGATGTGAATGCGTTGATACAGGGATTTGTGAAAAGCTGA
- a CDS encoding DUF4252 domain-containing protein, giving the protein MKRFLLLVLLIAGTGLPIFAQQGSGIDRFFEKYENDQTFTLISVTPKMFSMFSKLDINSPDGKQFLQIVKRIRGLRLLAKENAKGGTALFKEASSMLSKDFEELMTVRDGKDDLRFLVKENAKGNIAELIMLVGSDTEFLAMSLIGDIDLAEISQLANGMNIEGFDKLKHIKR; this is encoded by the coding sequence ATGAAACGCTTTTTGTTATTGGTGCTGCTCATTGCTGGCACCGGTCTGCCTATCTTTGCCCAGCAGGGTAGTGGCATCGATCGTTTTTTTGAAAAGTATGAAAATGATCAGACCTTTACCCTGATCAGTGTAACGCCCAAGATGTTCAGCATGTTCAGCAAACTGGATATCAATTCCCCTGATGGAAAGCAATTCCTGCAGATCGTGAAAAGGATCAGGGGGCTGCGCCTGCTGGCCAAAGAAAATGCCAAGGGAGGAACGGCGTTGTTCAAAGAAGCTTCCTCCATGCTGAGTAAAGACTTTGAGGAGCTAATGACTGTCCGGGATGGGAAGGATGATCTCCGCTTCCTGGTAAAAGAGAACGCGAAAGGCAATATTGCCGAACTGATCATGCTGGTGGGCAGCGACACCGAATTTCTGGCCATGAGCCTGATCGGCGATATCGACCTGGCCGAGATCAGTCAGCTGGCTAACGGCATGAATATCGAAGGATTCGACAAATTAAAGCACATTAAAAGATAA
- a CDS encoding RNA polymerase sigma factor translates to MSLEIFLSQVVPVRQKLYRFAYRLLENEEDAMDVTQDTLLKVWQQQERMPDLQNMEAWCMRIVRNLALDKMKARKYRRSEELDRASEVPALHEANPHTATEQQDVMRRVHRVIAALPDKYRTIIQLRDIDGYSYQEIADILMIEMSEVKINLHRARKAVREQLQKQQVYGV, encoded by the coding sequence ATGTCTTTAGAAATCTTTCTTTCACAGGTAGTTCCCGTCAGGCAGAAGCTTTACCGCTTTGCCTACAGACTACTGGAAAATGAGGAAGATGCAATGGACGTAACACAGGATACCCTGCTCAAGGTATGGCAGCAACAGGAGCGGATGCCTGACTTGCAGAATATGGAGGCATGGTGTATGCGTATCGTGCGGAACCTGGCGCTGGACAAAATGAAGGCGAGGAAATACAGGCGTTCAGAGGAGCTTGATAGAGCCAGTGAAGTACCGGCATTGCACGAGGCGAATCCGCATACGGCTACAGAGCAACAGGACGTGATGCGCAGGGTACACCGTGTGATAGCTGCGTTACCAGATAAATACCGTACGATAATACAATTGAGAGATATTGACGGGTACAGCTACCAGGAGATCGCAGATATCCTGATGATAGAAATGAGTGAGGTGAAGATCAATCTGCACCGTGCACGAAAAGCAGTACGCGAACAATTACAAAAACAGCAAGTGTATGGAGTTTAA
- a CDS encoding ABC transporter permease, protein MFKFLLRKLSYGVLVLLGVVILVFFLFNVLPGDPARLTLGQRADVTSLENVRKELHLDKSLPVQFLLYLNDLSPVGIHSNAAAEDNMHYLTLAHLQHGRLLVLKTPYLRRSYQGKKDVWEILTEALPGTLVLAAAAMLFATVAGIGLGILSAVKQNTWMDTGAVFASVVGISAPSFFMGIVVAYLFGFVLSDYTGLHMTGSLFETDPFAGRILSIRHLILPAVTLGIRPLAIIVQLTRSAMLDVLNQDYIRTAYAKGLSQRAVVFRHALRNALNPVVTAITGWFAELLAGAFFVEYIFGWKGIGKITVDALEKFDFPVLMGSILFTAGIFVVINLLADLLYTIIDPRIKL, encoded by the coding sequence ATGTTCAAATTTCTGCTGCGTAAACTCAGTTATGGCGTACTGGTATTACTGGGAGTAGTGATACTGGTATTCTTCCTGTTCAACGTACTGCCGGGCGATCCGGCTAGGTTGACCCTGGGGCAGCGCGCGGACGTAACATCGCTGGAGAATGTAAGAAAGGAACTGCACCTGGATAAATCCTTACCGGTGCAGTTCCTTTTATATTTAAATGACCTGTCGCCTGTTGGCATACACAGTAACGCTGCTGCGGAAGACAATATGCATTACCTGACACTGGCCCATTTGCAACACGGCCGGCTCCTGGTACTAAAAACCCCCTACCTGCGCCGTTCCTATCAGGGGAAAAAGGATGTATGGGAAATATTGACAGAAGCATTGCCTGGCACCCTGGTGCTGGCAGCAGCAGCGATGTTGTTTGCTACTGTCGCCGGTATCGGACTCGGGATATTATCCGCAGTAAAACAAAATACTTGGATGGATACAGGGGCGGTCTTTGCCAGTGTAGTCGGCATTTCTGCGCCCTCATTCTTCATGGGCATTGTCGTAGCCTATCTCTTTGGTTTCGTGTTAAGCGATTATACAGGCCTTCATATGACGGGTAGTCTGTTTGAGACCGATCCCTTTGCAGGCCGCATCCTGAGTATACGCCATCTCATATTACCCGCTGTTACGTTGGGAATACGTCCCCTTGCCATTATCGTACAACTGACACGTAGCGCTATGCTGGACGTCCTGAACCAGGACTATATCCGTACGGCATATGCGAAGGGATTATCCCAGCGGGCGGTCGTATTCAGACATGCCCTCCGGAATGCCCTGAATCCCGTAGTGACGGCTATTACCGGCTGGTTTGCCGAACTATTGGCAGGCGCCTTCTTTGTTGAATATATCTTCGGATGGAAGGGCATCGGCAAGATCACCGTGGACGCCCTCGAAAAGTTTGATTTCCCCGTACTGATGGGATCTATATTATTTACTGCCGGCATTTTTGTGGTGATCAACCTGCTGGCAGACCTGCTCTACACGATCATAGACCCACGTATAAAATTGTAA
- a CDS encoding BT_3928 family protein has translation MKLLLNLLRIIVGVLFIFSGLVKANDPLGLSYKMDEFFEVLHMTFLSPYSLAYSIIMNTLEIALGAALLLGFRMRLVSSLLLIMIVFFTFLTGYALYSGEIKECGCFGDCIKLTASQTFWKDVILLVMILILFIYQKQIKPLFGKKLTFALVLVSVLFAAGIQWYTLEHLPIVDCLGYKVGNNIPEKMKLPPGARPAEYETVLIYEKDGQQKEFTDANYPWSDSTWVFVDRKDKLVREAEGEAPIKDFILTGLDGGDQTQAILSESTPIYLFLVKNVHEAGKGWDAKMHALQEQAKTGKIYIYGVTASSKADISAFSTAHGLQFPFVQMDGTAIKTAGRSNPCLILLEKGTIKGKWHYNDIP, from the coding sequence ATGAAACTTCTCCTGAACCTATTAAGAATTATCGTTGGCGTTTTGTTTATTTTTTCTGGTCTGGTCAAAGCGAATGACCCACTGGGGCTCAGCTATAAGATGGACGAGTTTTTCGAGGTGTTGCATATGACATTCCTCTCTCCTTATTCACTGGCTTATTCTATTATTATGAATACGCTGGAGATCGCACTGGGGGCTGCGTTGCTGTTAGGCTTCCGCATGCGTCTTGTGTCCTCCCTGCTGTTGATCATGATCGTATTTTTTACCTTCCTCACTGGTTATGCATTATACAGTGGCGAGATTAAAGAGTGTGGTTGTTTTGGCGACTGTATCAAACTGACGGCTTCCCAGACCTTCTGGAAAGATGTCATCCTGCTGGTGATGATCCTCATCCTCTTTATCTATCAGAAACAAATTAAACCGCTGTTCGGCAAAAAGCTAACATTCGCACTGGTACTGGTTTCCGTTTTATTCGCAGCTGGTATACAATGGTATACACTTGAACACCTGCCGATCGTAGACTGCCTGGGTTATAAAGTAGGTAATAACATTCCTGAAAAAATGAAATTGCCTCCGGGAGCGCGTCCGGCAGAATACGAAACAGTACTGATCTATGAGAAAGATGGTCAGCAGAAAGAGTTCACTGATGCTAACTATCCATGGTCCGACAGTACCTGGGTGTTCGTAGACCGTAAAGATAAACTGGTAAGAGAAGCAGAAGGAGAGGCGCCTATTAAGGATTTTATCCTGACTGGCCTGGATGGTGGTGATCAGACGCAGGCAATCCTGTCAGAATCAACACCTATCTATCTTTTCCTTGTAAAGAACGTCCATGAAGCAGGTAAGGGCTGGGATGCAAAAATGCATGCACTGCAGGAACAGGCGAAAACAGGAAAGATCTACATTTACGGTGTTACCGCTTCCTCTAAAGCAGATATCTCAGCTTTCTCCACTGCACATGGATTACAGTTTCCGTTTGTTCAGATGGACGGAACCGCGATCAAAACAGCTGGTAGAAGCAATCCCTGTCTGATCCTTCTGGAAAAAGGCACGATCAAAGGCAAATGGCATTATAACGATATACCATAA
- the folP gene encoding dihydropteroate synthase: MQKDTMEGKNGEYTTINCQGKLLDLSKPVVMGIINITEDSFFAGSRTQHIDLVLERAAQLIAEGAQILDIGAQSTRPGAVTVGPDTELERLVPAVRILKEHFPQAVLSIDTYYANVAEQTVDAGAAIVNDVSAGDLDAAMIPTVGRLQVPYIAMHMQGTPANMQQQPHYEDVVQDVLDYFVRKRAECLEAGIKDIIIDPGFGFGKTLAHNYTLLKKLHVLHMLECPLLVGISRKSMIYKLLDSSPAEALNGTTILHTLALQQGAHILRVHDVKAAIEAVKITQYMNAL, from the coding sequence ATGCAAAAGGATACAATGGAAGGGAAGAACGGCGAATATACTACGATCAATTGCCAGGGTAAGCTGCTTGATTTGTCCAAACCAGTTGTCATGGGTATTATCAACATTACAGAAGACTCATTTTTCGCAGGCAGTAGAACGCAGCATATTGATCTTGTACTGGAAAGAGCCGCTCAGCTGATAGCCGAAGGTGCGCAGATCCTGGACATCGGTGCACAGAGTACCCGCCCGGGCGCTGTCACTGTCGGTCCTGATACGGAACTGGAACGACTGGTACCTGCTGTGCGCATACTAAAAGAGCATTTCCCACAAGCCGTCCTCTCCATTGATACCTATTACGCGAATGTAGCAGAACAGACTGTTGATGCAGGCGCAGCCATCGTGAATGATGTCAGTGCCGGAGACCTGGATGCTGCCATGATACCGACGGTGGGCAGACTACAGGTGCCTTACATTGCCATGCACATGCAGGGTACACCTGCAAACATGCAGCAACAGCCGCATTACGAAGACGTGGTACAGGACGTGCTGGACTATTTTGTGCGCAAACGCGCGGAATGCCTGGAAGCGGGTATCAAAGATATTATTATCGATCCCGGATTCGGATTTGGTAAAACACTTGCCCATAACTATACCCTGTTAAAAAAACTACACGTTTTACATATGCTGGAATGCCCGCTACTCGTGGGGATCTCCAGGAAATCGATGATCTATAAACTGCTTGACAGCTCTCCTGCTGAAGCTCTCAATGGTACCACGATCCTGCATACGCTGGCGCTGCAACAGGGCGCGCATATTCTAAGGGTACATGATGTGAAAGCAGCCATAGAAGCTGTGAAGATCACACAGTATATGAATGCGCTATAG
- the cdaA gene encoding diadenylate cyclase CdaA, giving the protein MESLFSFYGYRFHWLNILDLVIVIFLVIQLYRLLKGSLAFNIFVGLLMIYLAYFIVQQLHMPILSTLLQSFINVGLIAIIIIFQPEIRKFLLVLGKKAPLSKDSFFTKLFLPDKFKSYKEEENIINEVITAVARMASSRTGALIVIANTYRVKFDTASSIALDSNINAKLLESIFCKGSPLHDGALIIVGNKILAAKVILPVSENPNLPTRIGLRHRSAVGITEHSDNLAIIVSEERGTISYAQDGNLVQEISLEELKVKMYEVMVDGYA; this is encoded by the coding sequence ATGGAAAGCTTGTTTAGTTTTTACGGATATCGCTTTCACTGGCTGAACATACTGGACCTGGTAATAGTAATATTCCTCGTTATACAGCTGTACCGCCTGCTGAAGGGAAGCCTGGCCTTTAATATCTTCGTGGGGTTATTGATGATATACCTGGCGTACTTTATTGTACAACAGCTACACATGCCTATCCTGAGCACCCTATTACAGAGCTTTATCAATGTCGGACTCATCGCCATCATCATCATATTCCAGCCAGAGATCAGGAAGTTCCTGCTAGTGTTGGGAAAGAAGGCGCCACTGAGTAAAGACAGCTTCTTTACCAAACTGTTCCTGCCCGATAAGTTCAAAAGCTATAAAGAAGAAGAGAATATCATTAACGAAGTCATCACAGCCGTAGCCCGCATGGCCAGCAGCCGTACCGGAGCACTGATCGTGATCGCCAATACCTACCGTGTAAAGTTTGATACCGCATCCAGCATCGCACTTGACAGTAACATCAATGCCAAATTATTAGAAAGCATCTTCTGTAAGGGAAGTCCGCTGCATGACGGTGCATTGATCATTGTGGGCAATAAAATACTGGCCGCAAAAGTGATCCTGCCCGTGTCTGAAAATCCAAATCTGCCTACCCGTATCGGCCTGCGTCACCGCTCCGCTGTGGGGATTACAGAGCATAGTGATAACCTTGCTATCATTGTTTCGGAAGAAAGAGGCACCATTTCCTATGCACAGGATGGGAACCTCGTGCAGGAGATATCACTGGAGGAGCTGAAGGTGAAGATGTATGAAGTCATGGTAGATGGATATGCGTAA
- a CDS encoding FKBP-type peptidyl-prolyl cis-trans isomerase, translated as MKKNKQLLVAALGLFLASCGAGGGAKKTPGGVDFVVHKSGSGAQLKLGDTVLLNIIQSLNDSVMIESRKVAGGPVPFVITKSQNKLDLMDGLVMLKEGDSATFTIPIDSLPQKPPMAKAGDKLNLTFVVVGTYTSAKQKEKDDKVIKEYLDKNKLSATPTPEGVYVAVSQEGTGEKPQAGDTVVVHYTGRLTDGKVFDSSLDTTLRPGARIEPIRFPLGQGFVIKGWDAGIASLKKGAKATLLIPSTLGYGLQSSGPIPANSVLVFEVQLVDVVKGKPGAGAAPMAPAALQQGH; from the coding sequence ATGAAAAAGAACAAACAGTTGTTAGTTGCAGCGTTAGGCCTGTTTTTGGCTAGCTGCGGTGCCGGTGGTGGTGCCAAAAAAACTCCAGGTGGCGTGGATTTCGTTGTTCATAAGTCAGGAAGCGGCGCGCAGCTGAAGCTGGGCGACACTGTACTGTTGAACATTATCCAGAGCCTGAACGATTCAGTTATGATCGAATCACGTAAAGTTGCAGGCGGTCCTGTTCCGTTCGTGATCACTAAATCCCAGAATAAATTAGACCTGATGGATGGTCTGGTGATGCTGAAAGAAGGCGATAGCGCAACTTTCACTATTCCTATCGATAGCTTACCGCAGAAACCACCAATGGCTAAAGCAGGTGATAAATTGAATTTGACTTTCGTAGTAGTAGGTACTTATACTAGCGCAAAACAGAAAGAAAAAGACGATAAGGTTATCAAAGAATACCTGGATAAAAATAAACTGTCTGCTACACCCACTCCCGAAGGTGTTTACGTAGCTGTATCTCAGGAAGGTACAGGCGAAAAACCTCAGGCTGGTGATACCGTTGTAGTACACTACACCGGCCGCCTCACTGACGGTAAAGTATTTGATTCCAGCCTGGACACTACTTTAAGACCAGGGGCTCGTATCGAGCCAATCAGATTCCCGCTGGGTCAGGGCTTCGTGATCAAAGGTTGGGATGCTGGTATCGCTTCTCTGAAGAAAGGTGCTAAAGCTACCCTGCTGATCCCTTCTACTTTAGGTTACGGTCTGCAGTCCAGTGGCCCTATCCCGGCTAACTCTGTACTGGTATTCGAAGTACAGCTGGTAGACGTTGTGAAAGGTAAACCAGGTGCGGGCGCTGCTCCAATGGCTCCTGCCGCTCTGCAACAAGGTCACTAA
- a CDS encoding DHH family phosphoesterase, which produces MKRIEEIKPLLETPKRVVITMHQKPDADAMGSSLALYHYLRQKGHDVTVISPTNYPDFLIWMPGAKDVIDFESMQEKAFKALEGIDLLFCLDFNALYRTKSMEPYLTKMACTKILIDHHLEPQPTFEYGVSDTTAASTAQLVYETIYKLGDGDLINENMAQCIYAGTMTDTGSFRFASTSARVHRMVADLFDRGLKHEIIHSAIYDNFLENRLRFLGHSLLNRMEVYYEYNTAMIAIPYTDLKRFDLQTGDTEGVVNFLLSIQGIKLAALIIDRHSEIKLSFRSKGDFDVNTFARKYFDGGGHFHASGGHSSETLEKTIQHFIEAIKENEEALQ; this is translated from the coding sequence ATGAAGAGGATAGAGGAAATTAAGCCCTTGCTGGAGACCCCTAAAAGAGTGGTAATAACAATGCATCAGAAACCCGATGCAGATGCAATGGGCTCGTCGCTGGCCTTATATCATTATCTGAGACAGAAAGGGCATGATGTAACCGTTATCTCCCCGACGAACTATCCCGACTTCCTGATCTGGATGCCGGGCGCCAAGGATGTAATTGATTTTGAGTCTATGCAGGAGAAGGCGTTCAAGGCACTGGAAGGTATAGACCTGCTGTTTTGCCTGGACTTTAATGCATTGTATCGTACCAAAAGCATGGAGCCTTACCTCACAAAGATGGCCTGCACCAAGATCCTGATCGATCATCACCTGGAGCCTCAGCCAACTTTCGAGTACGGCGTCAGCGATACTACTGCTGCTTCTACCGCGCAACTGGTCTATGAAACGATCTATAAACTGGGAGACGGTGACCTGATCAATGAGAACATGGCACAGTGCATCTATGCAGGAACAATGACCGATACCGGCTCTTTCCGTTTCGCATCCACCTCTGCCAGGGTGCACCGTATGGTGGCCGATCTGTTTGACCGTGGCCTGAAACATGAGATCATTCACTCAGCCATCTATGACAACTTCCTGGAAAACCGGCTGCGGTTCCTGGGACATAGCCTGCTGAACCGAATGGAGGTATATTATGAATACAATACCGCTATGATCGCTATACCATATACTGATCTGAAGCGTTTTGACCTCCAGACCGGTGATACAGAAGGAGTTGTGAACTTCCTGCTGTCCATCCAGGGTATTAAGCTGGCGGCATTGATCATAGACCGTCACTCTGAAATAAAATTATCTTTCCGTTCCAAAGGAGATTTTGACGTAAATACTTTCGCAAGGAAATATTTTGATGGCGGCGGACACTTCCACGCTTCCGGCGGACACAGCTCTGAGACACTCGAAAAAACCATACAACATTTTATCGAAGCCATTAAAGAGAACGAAGAAGCATTACAATAA
- a CDS encoding nucleoside-diphosphate kinase — MANNRTFTMIKPDAVENGHIGGILNKINAAGFRIVAMKMTRLSSQKAGEFYAVHKERPFYGELVEFMSSGHIVAAILEKANAVEDFRTLIGATNPANAAEGTIRKEYAESIGRNAVHGSDSDENAEIEGNFFFSGLEKF; from the coding sequence ATGGCTAACAACAGAACTTTTACAATGATTAAGCCGGATGCCGTTGAAAACGGACACATCGGTGGTATTCTGAACAAGATCAACGCTGCTGGTTTCCGCATCGTGGCAATGAAAATGACCCGTCTTTCTTCTCAGAAAGCTGGTGAATTCTATGCTGTGCATAAAGAAAGACCTTTCTATGGCGAACTGGTAGAATTTATGAGCAGTGGCCACATCGTGGCTGCTATCCTGGAGAAAGCCAACGCAGTAGAAGATTTCCGTACCCTGATCGGAGCTACTAACCCTGCAAACGCAGCTGAAGGTACTATCCGTAAAGAGTATGCTGAATCTATCGGCCGTAACGCCGTTCACGGTTCTGACTCCGACGAGAACGCAGAGATCGAAGGTAACTTCTTCTTCTCCGGTCTGGAAAAATTCTAA